The DNA sequence AGCCTTGAGCCATAAATCCCGAAGTTATATATACAACAGCTACCACATTTTTGCTTCAAATCgttttttttgctgatgatGTATCTTTTCTTTTAGCAGTGATGCCATTGAAAGAGGCCAAGCCCAACTTCAGTCTCTCTCAGATGTCTGCGATGTTGAAGAGGGTTTTTGCACTGACACCATCAGAACTTCACAGTCTGCCCAGCTACGATGACCAAAACCTCTATGTGGAGACCGAGGAGGGAAGCAAGTACGTCCTAAAAATCCTGAACTCTGAGGACAGTCAGGATCACAGGCTGGTTGAGGTGCACACATATGCCATGTCTTTTCTGCACCAGAAAGGACTTCCTGCCCAAACAGCCCTACCCAACTCTTCAGGACAGCTCATAAGTCTGGAAGAAATGGGTATGCAAAACACTGTCCATACCTTGAAGTATAATATCATGTAGCACAAAAGTTAAGCATCCCATAATTTGCACAGTATCTGTCTGATTTAGTGATCTGAGGTCTGAGTCCATAACTACACCAAGATTTTTGGCTTGCACTGTAGAAGTTGCAGGGAGGAATTAAATTACACATCTTCAGCTCACAACTCAGAGACAGTATGCTGTTAATAATGTCTGCTTTTAACATTCCGCGGCACTGTGGTTACCGTTGTCTCACAGCCGCTCCTGAAAGGCGTGTGTGAAAAGACATACCTCATTAGCACCAGGGGATATTCCCTTCATTTGTCTGTTAGACTTAGACTAAACTTTATTAATCCTTTGGGAGGACTCCCTCAGGGAAATCAGATTTCCAGCAGCTTACAAGTGGTACAAGAAAGAAAGTCAGctcaaaaataaacagtaaactCTTTGTAATAggataaaaaaagtaaacagtAAACTCTTAGCAATAGGATACAAAAGTAAACAGTAAACTCTTAgctaaatatacaaaatatagatagaataaaataagaatgaaataacagaaatataatgaatgaatgaaaaaatataatgaatgattgaatgaattaTTGCACAGTATCTGTCCTTCCTTCCATTCTGTCCTCTGTACCCTATTTCCGTGTGAGGAGTTGTGGGGCCAACTTAGGTGTTGTTAGGACCTTTGTTGAACAAGGCCTGCATATCATCTACATACACTTCTGCAGGTAAATACTGACTGCCCTCTCAGGGACAACTGTAACATTCTCCATAGTAAACTGATGTTTGCATGCACATTAGGCTCATGTCATGTCACTCACCACAACAAGTAAAATCTTAACTGAAGGAAAACATTTGGTTAAGTACACATAGTATACTTTATGTTATTTAAGTATGtggtgtctgcatgtgtgtagtTCATTGGCTTTTGTGAGATTTAAAAGTAAAGCACAACCATTTGATATGCCTATGTGGCAGAAAGGCATTATGATTTTAGGTTGTTTGTGTCATTCTTATGAGTTTGATTCAAATGTTCACTTGAATTCGACAGTGAATTGATTCGATTGGGGTAGTCATTATGGTCAACAGGTGCATGTTATTCTGCTctggaaaataaatgtatagacTGAAACTGTTGGATGGTAATTCTGGTTTACCGTAAGGCATCAACATGAAAGGCTAATCTATGAGTGAGCCAGTTTAACACTCCGGGGAAGATAAATGATCAAAATAGATCATGAACAACAAACCGGTCACAAACCTGGCTACATTACTAATCCTATACTAATTCTAACTTTTGGCAGATTGTGGCTATGGCTCTCAGAAGTACTTGGTGCGGCTGTTGACTTATTTGCCTGGCATTACTGTTTCCAAGGTCCCTCTTACACCAGAGTTGTTGTACGACATTGGCAAAACAGCAGCCAGAATGGACACAATCCTGAAAGAGGTAACACAACTATGAAGCACAATGTATAAAATAAGACTAGAACTTCTCATGAAGCTACTTAACTTGGCATTCATATGCAACAGATTGTATTTTACAGATTACTTGATGTTTTGTACCTTCTCTTCTGCCTTCTGATTCTTCCCCCAGATGGAACATCCTCATCTCAGTGTGCTGCAGAGGGAGAATTTCTTATGGAGTCTGACGAATGTTCCCCTTATGGAAGCCTATTTGAGTGTACTTGATGGAAATCCTCTTCAGGACATAATTAAGTCTGTCATTCAGCAGTACAAGACCTGTGTGGCCCCGAAATACTCCGACTTTCGCAAGTGTGAGTATGTTTTACACTTATAAGGTTCCCTCCTAGAAGTTTTGACTTcactgtgaaatgtgaaatgtgctttttattattcatttttacaaGTGAAAGTATATAGGTGAGCATCAATGTACTTTTTGGTCCCTGTCCTGTCACGTTCTGTCAGGGCCCGATGGTTTCTTCGATGCAGGAAATATGCGGACAGAATTGCGGAATTGAGCGTTAAgaaaatttatttaaaaataacaactgtTAAACACTGAATGATGTAAATTGTTACAGGGCCACCTGAGACAAAGACGCACTGTACAAAGTTACGAAATTACAAAGTAACTCGCGGAGTCAGGTGATATGTTGTTCTGTAACTTCTGCCAGCACAAAACACAGTCAACTGGACCCATAAAAACATGAGCAGCGACCACTTCGCTTCTAAATCTCATACGaagaacaaggaaaaacagCGTGCAAACAGTGAGTGCGCCTCCACAAAGCACAATTACAGCTACAATCGCTTTGGACAGATTCAAGACAAGACTTTGTGAGTGAGACGTTCCTCTAGAAAAGCTTAGAAGCTGCAGTCATATCTAGTGAAATCCTGTAAACAAGGAGGGGCATGAACATGAGAGCAATCTTTGAAAAACTCACCGCTCTCTAGTACGTTGTgttgtatggaattagatttgatttacaatattttcaaagacattttaagaagcaaaaaaacgGGTGAACGGGTTCCGGCTTTcaaaaagctgtcaatcaaaatgtacTTGTCGGGCTCGGGCCTAACTTTTAAGGCCGGATTACAGCTCTACCCAGAATGTTCACTGAATAAtcaattgctgtttttttctcatgaAAAGGAGCATTTCTTCTCTCTGGTGTGAGTATTTATCTTTTCTCATCTACAATCTTTTGAGATTATGCTAAACAGTCTCACCCACTTTCTACACTAGTTTTGCATCCAAGCTGTCGGCTAGCAGTGCACCTGACCAAAGTCAGCTGCTTCGTCATCTTGTCGCccctttttttgtatatatttttcttttgcatgaTGCTTTTGGAGGAGCTTGATTAAAtccacagtgttttattttgcggTGTTACCACCACCCCCTCATAGCATTTACTTTGCAGATATTGCAAGTAGCAAACCTGTTGGCGTAGCAAGCGCAAAATACTTCCAAACACCCGCTTCTTTAACTTGCTCCATGGTGTTGCTCCGTGTTTAGCTTGGCATCAAGATCAGCCCCATTATCCGATACCTGTTTTTATCCAATTTAGTTAACATCCGATATTAATATCGGATCAGTACATCCCTAATTAGCTCTGCAGTTATATCCTCACCCCAGTGCTGCAGAGGGAAAATGTCATATGTATttcagtaagtgtgtgtgatgtactaCTACTTTTAGATTCCCACCAATAAGTTTTGACTTATTATTTAGGTGAGAATCAACACACATTTTTGGTCCTTGTCTTATCACATACTGCACATAATATATATTGAAGCTTTAGGAAGCTGGACCTGGTCTAGCACTTATAGTTATGTGCAGGCaatttgatttatattatatcataatgGTGTTATGAATTCATTGACCAATAAAACACACTGTACTTTCCCACCCCTGCAATGGATTTCCATCAGTTGGACTGAAGAACAGCCCTGTACACGTCTACAGAGGTCTAATAAAAGAAGAATAACACCTAGTTCATTTAGTAAAGCGTTGATTTATcgcttcttctttctcttttggcTTCTTTATGGGTCACCGtggtggatcatctgcctccatcttgtcctatcccttgtgtcctcatcTGTGACCCCGACTGTCCTCAAGTCCtccttcactttatttattacttcttttttcatatatactttacttaaaatatatattttcattgtttctggTTAAATTACAATCTGTAACATTGAATTAATTGCCAAATTATCTCCATTTACTGTTGAGTTATCTCTAAAAGATGCTTTTCAACACTAAACCACAtaacagtatcaaagtaaaggGCCATATGAGCAAAACACTGCAACTTTgaacacgttttttttgttgtcatttattaTGCATACTTTACTTTCtgcagtaatatactgtataatgataccgtgtatttgtttttgaagaTAGTAAATTCTACATCATGATTTACACAGTCTGTTTTAGTCGAGAAGAAAGAGGATGCTTCCGTAAAAGAAGTTAATCAGTAAACTAAGCTAAGCTTAATTCTCCTTCATTATACTTGGCTTCACGATTACAGTCAGTATAAGGGACGTGCAACGTTACTTTTAGTAGAATTATTTGCAGTTCCATAAcccataatgttttatttatttattttccaaggTATTAACCATGGGGACTTCAATGACCTCAATCTGCTTGTGCGATCTGATGGAAGCAATGGCTACAGGATCAGTGGCATCCTTGACTTTGGGGACATGCACAGTGGCTACTACATTCACGAGTTGGCGATCACTATCATGTACATGATGACGGAACACCCTAACCCTGTTGAGGTGGGTGGACCCGTCCTCGCGGGCTGGGAAAGCGTGCTTCCTCTCAATGAGGTGGAAAAAGAATGCCTCTATGTGTTGGTGATGTGCCGCTTCTGCCAGTCGTTGCTTTTCGCTCGTTACTTTGTGACTCTGCATCCAGAAAATGCAGAGTATCTGATGATTTCATCCAAGAAGGGCATCTCAATTTTCTCTCAAATGTGGGAGCTCGGCAAGGACCAGACAGAGAAAGTGTGGTTCCAAAGTGCTGCTCACTACAGGGATGGAAAAGTAGCCTAATGTCCAAGATCATGAGTTGGGAAAGTAGGCCTGACATATTATGCatgttttaaatacttttaaataacaaaaactggGGTATAATTGGTACTGTATGGTACTGTTTTTTTATCACACTTTATgggaatttaattaattttaattttttgtctGAGCCTCTGCATCAATGGTAccttcacatatatatatgcagatTGCCCCTCGCCATGGCCACTGATACACATGCTGCTTTTTGCAAGTCTGCATGGTCTTCTTCATCTTTGACATAGAGGTCTGTTTCCCTCCAAACACATGCTGAAACTTGGAC is a window from the Solea solea chromosome 9, fSolSol10.1, whole genome shotgun sequence genome containing:
- the hykk.2 gene encoding hydroxylysine kinase, producing MPLKEAKPNFSLSQMSAMLKRVFALTPSELHSLPSYDDQNLYVETEEGSKYVLKILNSEDSQDHRLVEVHTYAMSFLHQKGLPAQTALPNSSGQLISLEEMDCGYGSQKYLVRLLTYLPGITVSKVPLTPELLYDIGKTAARMDTILKEMEHPHLSVLQRENFLWSLTNVPLMEAYLSVLDGNPLQDIIKSVIQQYKTCVAPKYSDFRKCINHGDFNDLNLLVRSDGSNGYRISGILDFGDMHSGYYIHELAITIMYMMTEHPNPVEVGGPVLAGWESVLPLNEVEKECLYVLVMCRFCQSLLFARYFVTLHPENAEYLMISSKKGISIFSQMWELGKDQTEKVWFQSAAHYRDGKVA